A window from uncultured Fibrobacter sp. encodes these proteins:
- a CDS encoding nicotinate-nicotinamide nucleotide adenylyltransferase, whose protein sequence is MSEFKKNVAVLGGAFDPVHLDHIRVAKTCLERNFCDEVWFMPSPDRWDKKLNASPEDRFAMLELAMEGDPRLILSDLEIEQGDFRGSYVFLCGLKEKFPDINFRLLTGADTYDGIPHWRDPMNFFGTNYNGHLLLRDIELIVFARNGYPKPDMVAHKAKGYANLLWLGPEEGFEGVYSSTAIRKALLCGEEPKGLHPKVYEYIKQRGLYRE, encoded by the coding sequence TTGTCTGAGTTTAAGAAGAATGTTGCGGTTTTAGGGGGTGCTTTCGATCCGGTTCACCTGGATCATATCCGTGTGGCGAAAACCTGTCTGGAAAGAAATTTCTGTGACGAAGTTTGGTTTATGCCGAGCCCGGACCGTTGGGACAAGAAACTGAATGCAAGTCCCGAGGACCGTTTTGCCATGCTGGAACTTGCCATGGAAGGCGACCCACGTCTGATTCTTTCGGACTTGGAAATTGAGCAGGGCGATTTTCGTGGCTCGTACGTATTTTTGTGTGGACTCAAGGAAAAGTTCCCCGACATCAACTTTCGACTGCTGACCGGTGCCGACACCTACGATGGCATTCCGCATTGGCGTGATCCGATGAATTTTTTCGGCACCAACTACAACGGCCACCTGTTGCTGCGAGACATCGAACTGATTGTATTTGCCCGTAACGGGTACCCGAAACCGGATATGGTGGCGCACAAGGCGAAGGGCTATGCAAATCTGTTGTGGCTTGGCCCCGAAGAAGGCTTTGAAGGCGTCTATTCGAGTACCGCCATTCGCAAGGCGCTCCTGTGTGGCGAAGAACCCAAGGGACTTCACCCGAAAGTGTACGAATACATAAAGCAGCGTGGACTGTACAGGGAATAA
- a CDS encoding MBOAT family O-acyltransferase, with the protein MVFSSQIFLFYFLPTFLVGYFVLYRLHAKHSTLNFFITVFSYIFYGWLEPWLVFLMFGCTLVVYVAGRFISAPGASPLQRNLALGAAVAVNLGALGFFKYYMFGMGIINDVATRLGCEPFSVMTVLLPVGISFYSFQSMSYAIDVWRGTAPPVKNFATFACYVALFPQLVAGPIVRYNTVAEELETRTHTLENFVRGMVFFCFGFAEKIFLANQVGIIADRVFAADAPGVLNSWWGSLAYMFQIYFDFSAYSNMAIGLGLMLGFHFPRNFNGPYRSKSITEFWKRWHISLTSWFRDYLYIPMGGNRVGTARLYFNLFLVMFVSGVWHGANWTFVCWGLYHAFFMIVERANNKQAFYYKAPQLVQLAITQVIVLFGWVLFRADSIGDAVRMWKNMLGLGATAVSDALLSAEIFTPSCVVFMALATVLSFWRFRSYDWCMNFTPARVALVLGIFVVAILALFTQSYNPFLYFQF; encoded by the coding sequence ATGGTTTTCTCTTCCCAGATTTTTCTGTTCTATTTTTTGCCGACTTTCCTGGTCGGGTACTTCGTGTTGTACAGGTTACACGCGAAGCATTCGACGTTGAACTTTTTCATTACCGTCTTCAGCTACATCTTTTACGGCTGGCTTGAACCGTGGCTTGTCTTTTTGATGTTCGGCTGCACCCTGGTGGTGTATGTGGCTGGCCGCTTTATTTCGGCTCCGGGAGCTTCTCCGCTGCAGCGGAACTTGGCGCTTGGTGCGGCGGTCGCGGTAAACCTGGGGGCGCTAGGATTTTTCAAGTACTACATGTTCGGCATGGGCATCATTAACGATGTAGCGACTCGGCTGGGGTGCGAGCCGTTCTCGGTGATGACGGTGCTTTTGCCGGTCGGAATTTCGTTCTATTCGTTCCAGTCCATGAGTTACGCGATAGACGTGTGGCGCGGTACGGCGCCTCCGGTCAAGAACTTTGCGACTTTTGCGTGCTATGTGGCCCTTTTTCCGCAGTTGGTGGCGGGCCCGATCGTGCGTTACAATACGGTGGCCGAAGAATTGGAAACCCGTACGCATACTCTTGAAAACTTTGTGCGCGGCATGGTGTTTTTCTGTTTCGGTTTTGCCGAGAAAATTTTCCTTGCGAACCAGGTGGGCATTATCGCCGACCGCGTTTTTGCGGCCGATGCCCCCGGCGTACTCAACAGCTGGTGGGGTTCGTTGGCGTACATGTTCCAGATATATTTTGATTTTTCGGCGTATTCGAACATGGCGATAGGCCTTGGGCTGATGCTCGGGTTCCATTTTCCGCGAAACTTCAATGGACCTTACCGTTCCAAGAGCATTACCGAATTCTGGAAACGCTGGCATATTTCACTTACGAGCTGGTTCCGCGATTATCTGTACATTCCGATGGGCGGTAACCGCGTCGGAACGGCGCGTTTGTATTTCAACTTGTTCCTGGTGATGTTCGTGAGCGGCGTTTGGCACGGGGCTAACTGGACTTTTGTGTGCTGGGGCCTTTACCATGCGTTCTTTATGATTGTGGAACGCGCTAATAACAAGCAGGCGTTTTACTATAAGGCTCCGCAGTTGGTTCAGCTTGCAATTACCCAGGTAATTGTGCTGTTCGGCTGGGTGCTGTTCCGCGCCGATTCTATAGGCGATGCCGTTCGCATGTGGAAGAATATGCTTGGACTCGGGGCGACTGCCGTTTCGGATGCCTTGCTCTCTGCAGAAATCTTCACTCCGAGCTGCGTCGTGTTTATGGCGCTTGCCACGGTGCTTTCTTTCTGGCGATTCCGCAGCTACGACTGGTGCATGAACTTTACGCCTGCCCGTGTGGCTTTGGTGCTTGGAATCTTTGTCGTAGCGATTCTTGCGCTCTTTACGCAGAGCTACAACCCCTTCCTGTATTTTCAGTTTTAA
- the metK gene encoding methionine adenosyltransferase has product MAHYLFTSESVSKGHPDKVCDQISDAILDACLAQDPNSRVACETLVNTGLVVVSGEITTKAVIDYQQIARKTIKGIGYVNPELAFDYKGCSVLVAMDKQSPDIAQGVDAKAADGKEDDKQGAGDQGMMFGYAVKETKELMPLPISLAHKLMEEIQNLREKGKIKWLRPDAKSQVTVEYDENDKPVRVDTVVISTQHDEFVSGKELKHATIEKEIIEKLIKKVIPAKLLDKKTRYLVNPTGKFVVGGPHGDCGLTGRKIIVDTYGGMGRHGGGAFSGKDPSKVDRSAAYAARYVAKNIVAADLAYRCEVQLAYAIGYSKPVSVLVNTFGTGKIDDHKIEEIVKKTFDLSPAGIVKMLDLKKPGYQATAALGHFGRTGARFTWEKTDKAATLKKLAKV; this is encoded by the coding sequence ATGGCACATTATCTCTTTACTTCTGAATCGGTGTCCAAGGGACATCCGGACAAAGTCTGCGACCAGATTTCCGACGCTATCCTCGACGCCTGCCTCGCCCAAGACCCGAACAGCCGCGTGGCCTGCGAAACGCTCGTGAACACGGGCCTCGTCGTGGTTTCCGGCGAAATCACCACCAAGGCAGTCATCGACTACCAGCAGATCGCCCGCAAGACCATCAAGGGCATCGGCTACGTGAATCCGGAACTCGCTTTTGACTACAAGGGCTGCTCCGTGCTCGTCGCTATGGACAAGCAGTCCCCCGACATTGCCCAGGGCGTGGACGCCAAGGCCGCCGACGGTAAGGAAGATGACAAGCAGGGTGCCGGTGACCAGGGCATGATGTTCGGTTACGCCGTCAAGGAAACCAAGGAACTGATGCCGCTCCCGATCAGCCTCGCCCACAAGCTCATGGAAGAAATCCAGAACCTCCGCGAAAAGGGCAAGATCAAGTGGCTCCGCCCGGACGCCAAGTCCCAGGTGACTGTTGAATATGACGAAAACGACAAGCCGGTCCGCGTGGACACTGTGGTGATTTCTACCCAGCACGACGAATTCGTGAGCGGCAAGGAACTCAAGCACGCCACGATCGAAAAGGAAATCATCGAAAAGCTCATCAAGAAGGTGATTCCGGCAAAGCTTTTGGACAAGAAGACCCGTTACCTCGTGAACCCGACCGGCAAGTTCGTGGTCGGTGGCCCGCACGGTGACTGTGGCCTTACCGGTCGTAAGATTATCGTGGACACCTACGGTGGCATGGGTCGTCACGGTGGTGGCGCATTCAGCGGCAAGGATCCGTCCAAGGTGGACCGTAGTGCCGCCTACGCCGCTCGTTACGTGGCAAAGAACATCGTGGCTGCAGACCTCGCCTACCGTTGCGAAGTGCAGCTCGCCTACGCCATCGGTTACTCCAAGCCGGTGTCCGTTCTCGTGAACACCTTCGGCACGGGCAAGATTGACGACCACAAGATCGAAGAAATCGTGAAGAAGACCTTCGACCTCTCTCCGGCCGGCATCGTCAAGATGCTCGACCTGAAGAAGCCGGGTTACCAGGCTACCGCCGCCCTCGGTCACTTTGGCCGCACCGGCGCTCGCTTCACCTGGGAGAAAACGGATAAAGCCGCTACCCTGAAGAAACTCGCAAAGGTGTAA
- the rsgA gene encoding ribosome small subunit-dependent GTPase A, with the protein MLDNDFEDEREPRRIRPTRRDHRSRRIDVMREMESGVVDERPIKERFSREFKNPRLKKIKDPLEKIREEDCVEGLVVEVHRRTCEVRLDNLPDSQTPKGEARPQSEATSLPTSDCLPSTVTAMYRATTSKALGEFPAVGDRVLLGQVNEDEDSGEGVGSQKYCVVRVLPRKSELKRPGPRDSFRRKLTLAANIDQVVIVASVTQPEFNYGFMDRFLLAANLNNLPFVLVLTKMDLLPNGEADLSEDIRDFMSIVDKVIPVSVKNGVGLDTLREELIGKSSVFSGQSGVGKSTLVNALVPGAELETGEVRERDGKGRHTTTSSSLFDFPGGGYVIDTPGIRSIGLSNGEDDMDGETLAKIFPGFFEGDLFTCKYSNCKHLKEPGCSVREAVESGKLSRARYASYLRILNSRN; encoded by the coding sequence ATGCTTGATAACGATTTCGAAGACGAACGCGAACCTAGACGCATAAGGCCGACCCGCCGCGATCACCGCAGCAGGCGTATCGACGTGATGCGCGAAATGGAATCCGGCGTTGTCGATGAACGCCCCATCAAGGAACGCTTCAGCCGCGAATTCAAGAATCCGCGCCTCAAGAAAATCAAGGACCCGCTCGAAAAAATCCGCGAAGAGGACTGTGTAGAAGGCCTGGTGGTCGAAGTGCATCGCCGCACCTGCGAAGTTCGACTTGATAACCTTCCTGATTCTCAAACCCCAAAGGGCGAAGCCCGACCTCAAAGCGAAGCAACCTCACTTCCTACTTCCGACTGTCTACCGTCTACTGTCACTGCCATGTATCGCGCGACGACTTCTAAGGCGTTGGGAGAATTCCCGGCGGTGGGTGACCGCGTACTCTTAGGGCAGGTGAACGAGGACGAAGATAGCGGCGAAGGCGTTGGCTCTCAGAAATATTGCGTGGTGCGCGTGCTTCCGCGAAAGAGCGAACTCAAGCGTCCGGGGCCCCGCGACAGTTTTAGGCGCAAGCTGACCTTGGCTGCAAATATCGACCAGGTGGTGATTGTGGCGAGCGTGACGCAGCCCGAGTTCAATTACGGGTTCATGGACCGTTTCTTGCTCGCGGCGAACCTGAATAATTTGCCTTTCGTGCTGGTGCTTACCAAGATGGACCTATTGCCGAATGGCGAGGCAGATTTAAGCGAAGATATCCGCGACTTCATGAGTATCGTGGACAAGGTGATTCCTGTCAGCGTTAAAAACGGCGTTGGACTTGACACGCTTCGCGAAGAATTGATCGGCAAGTCCTCGGTGTTCAGTGGACAGAGCGGTGTCGGCAAGTCGACTCTGGTGAATGCCTTGGTGCCGGGGGCGGAACTCGAAACCGGCGAGGTGCGCGAACGCGACGGTAAGGGGCGGCATACGACGACTTCTTCGAGCCTGTTCGATTTCCCGGGCGGTGGTTATGTCATCGATACGCCGGGCATCCGTAGCATCGGCCTTTCGAATGGCGAAGACGACATGGACGGCGAAACGCTCGCCAAGATTTTCCCGGGATTTTTCGAGGGCGACCTGTTCACCTGCAAGTACAGCAACTGCAAGCACCTCAAAGAACCGGGTTGCTCGGTCCGCGAGGCGGTTGAGTCTGGAAAACTTTCGCGTGCGCGTTATGCAAGCTATTTGAGAATTTTGAATTCTAGAAACTAG
- a CDS encoding pseudouridine synthase, whose protein sequence is MSRAPSDMYFESVVQPEHEGWLLLDSLCKRFTYHSRELWSEKLSGGFVKVNGETANLETVAHRGDKVVYHVANYTEPEVPTDFKIVFEDDEFMLVAKPAGVPVHHTGHIFYNTFTSIVRRGTDYETATPMHRLDRDTGGLMLFAKYAESAARFQKNLDRILLKKFYMAVVRGEFPMVESEASTFDFLDSQVFLEGNACVVDCEMPLREDPEDRLRLRMHRFSDGKPCHTRFRCLGRGKLLHPVAGESNYSVVEAELLTGRKHQIRAHLAELGFPILGDRLYSFDGIYYEKMSRSWSRDSSVDNSEAGLSAEDLEALGGKSQMLYAYKVEIQLPYWKEPRVFECTDCPEEMSELLKGIQRNV, encoded by the coding sequence ATGTCGCGCGCACCTTCTGATATGTATTTCGAGAGCGTGGTGCAGCCTGAACACGAGGGCTGGCTTCTGCTCGATTCCTTATGTAAGCGTTTTACCTACCATAGCCGTGAATTGTGGAGCGAAAAGCTTTCGGGTGGATTCGTGAAAGTGAACGGTGAAACGGCGAACCTTGAAACGGTTGCGCACCGGGGCGACAAGGTGGTGTACCACGTGGCGAACTACACCGAACCCGAAGTGCCGACGGATTTTAAGATCGTTTTCGAAGACGACGAATTCATGCTGGTGGCAAAGCCTGCGGGGGTGCCGGTACACCATACGGGGCATATTTTCTACAATACTTTCACCTCGATTGTTCGCCGTGGAACCGATTACGAAACGGCTACGCCGATGCATCGCTTGGACCGCGATACCGGCGGACTTATGCTGTTTGCGAAGTATGCAGAATCGGCGGCGAGGTTCCAGAAGAATTTGGATCGAATCCTGCTGAAAAAATTCTATATGGCGGTTGTCCGTGGCGAATTTCCGATGGTAGAATCAGAGGCTTCGACGTTCGATTTTCTGGATTCTCAGGTTTTCCTTGAGGGTAACGCCTGCGTCGTAGACTGCGAAATGCCTTTGCGCGAAGACCCCGAGGACCGTCTGCGGCTACGGATGCACCGTTTTTCAGATGGCAAACCCTGCCATACGCGATTCAGGTGCCTAGGCAGGGGAAAACTTCTGCATCCTGTTGCGGGGGAGTCTAATTATTCTGTAGTGGAAGCGGAACTTTTGACGGGCCGCAAGCACCAGATTCGCGCTCACCTCGCTGAACTCGGGTTCCCGATTCTGGGGGATCGCCTGTACAGCTTCGACGGGATCTACTACGAAAAAATGTCGCGTTCCTGGTCTAGGGATTCCTCTGTAGACAATTCCGAGGCGGGGCTTAGCGCCGAAGACCTGGAGGCCCTCGGTGGAAAGTCTCAGATGCTCTATGCTTACAAGGTCGAAATTCAGTTGCCCTATTGGAAAGAACCGCGTGTTTTTGAGTGTACGGACTGTCCCGAAGAGATGTCGGAGCTGCTCAAGGGCATACAAAGGAACGTTTAG
- a CDS encoding inositol monophosphatase family protein produces the protein MSTTQDFLSVAETLAKEAGALCLEIQQNLGDVKYKSKKDVVTRADYASEKLIVEGLRKAFPEHSIRTEEAGVIEGSDPRYRWIIDPVDGTVNFSRGIPLWGISIALFFEGKPLVAVVNLPKLGELFTAVKGGGAFMNGKPIHVSDESDPVHAIVSNGDFNVGVAEKINVQNSKNFAREAETFERVKCLGSAVIEGCFTACGRIDCFVMTMSYPWDIAAISLLVEEAGGKSTHIDGTPMQFVDAEQVIFSNGILHETLIKTVE, from the coding sequence ATGTCTACTACTCAAGATTTTCTCTCTGTGGCTGAAACTCTCGCGAAAGAAGCGGGGGCTCTTTGTCTTGAAATCCAACAGAATTTGGGCGATGTCAAGTACAAGTCCAAGAAAGACGTGGTGACTCGCGCAGACTATGCGAGTGAAAAGCTGATTGTAGAGGGGCTTCGCAAGGCTTTCCCCGAACACTCCATCCGCACCGAAGAGGCTGGCGTTATCGAAGGCTCGGATCCGCGATACCGCTGGATTATTGACCCGGTGGACGGTACGGTGAATTTCAGCCGCGGAATTCCCTTGTGGGGCATTTCGATTGCGCTTTTTTTTGAAGGCAAGCCGCTTGTGGCGGTTGTGAATTTGCCGAAACTCGGCGAACTCTTTACCGCGGTGAAGGGCGGGGGAGCGTTCATGAACGGTAAGCCCATTCACGTGAGCGATGAATCGGACCCGGTGCATGCCATTGTAAGCAACGGTGACTTTAACGTGGGTGTCGCTGAAAAGATCAATGTGCAGAACTCGAAGAACTTTGCCCGCGAGGCGGAAACCTTTGAACGCGTGAAGTGCCTTGGTTCGGCGGTCATCGAGGGCTGCTTTACGGCCTGCGGCCGCATCGACTGTTTTGTGATGACAATGAGCTACCCTTGGGATATTGCGGCGATTTCGCTTTTGGTCGAAGAGGCTGGCGGAAAGTCGACGCATATTGACGGAACTCCGATGCAGTTCGTGGACGCTGAACAGGTGATTTTCTCGAACGGGATTCTCCACGAGACGCTCATCAAGACAGTGGAATAA
- a CDS encoding FISUMP domain-containing protein, translated as MKNFSSPVSSSWSRKAMESIQLRSLSLSKGRCALKEFLQMCHPERSAMHVVEGSLAAILIAILLTACGENTTTEKIVEVATGGTEIVSSVKDLPKCTKENAGEQVWVKDESATRICVDGKWFATIAKDTSSADFSCTTKELKDKSGLKIICNGDSIGVVLNGAAGKDGENGAAGKDGKDGTDGKQGEKGDNGVGCSIAAQTDSLVTIKCGDKSMTLNLRTGGASVDTATVDTTSIDTLELDSEKVAISLDSLAGYSQKGPFLKGSTVYLYELSDGRTLKQTNGNFTSEIKDDDGRYKFSSRNLVSQYALLVADGKYRNEVTGKKTTTAIKLQAYTNMLMRRSANVNLLTHLEKDRVYYLVTKEKKTVRAAKKQAQAEILDAFYIDASSMKAESEDLDVFGKTDADAALLAISVLLQGDGDETDLSVLLTEMADDFAEDGTWGDAAKRAEIADWAATVDSTVMDTASKLAKIRKNVQGWGLGGGNVPDFEKFVRRFWSKELGLGICGEGKNKVGTVKNVSNKNSKRYYAKNYADVNSVGDKVRFICDDASLYRWRAATGIEKDTATWGAGEFDGEVRKGQVNTTTYYIYEKSKKAWREATLIEKDTYQKECTKDGAPFSGIVTGWSYVCDADTFRAVTSDEIRHGWGCTSYNRGMLVKKVDESEYGEYGYLCENDGSISPDILIKRDTSKFGVLKDKRDGKSYYTIKIGTQVWMAENLNFDYKVDDKSYGNVCNFDFSETERYGRVCKDNSEDCSRYGRYYTWAAAMDSAGIYSAGGKGCGTDKTCSLQYPVRGVCPEGWHLPDSSEWQELFESVGKSVGAMKIKGTAYWTDATDAYGFSVLPSIVYYVNGEEIRGAGLQFLTSSQRETDILKVCFWCMDCYEGPGVYNTTTTDYNSIRCVKD; from the coding sequence ATGAAAAATTTTTCATCCCCCGTTTCGTCATCCTGGAGCCGTAAGGCGATGGAATCCATACAATTAAGGTCCCTGAGCCTGTCGAAGGGCCGATGTGCGTTGAAGGAATTTTTACAGATGTGTCATCCTGAGCGAAGTGCGATGCACGTAGTCGAAGGATCTCTAGCAGCAATCCTTATTGCCATCCTCCTTACGGCTTGCGGCGAAAATACCACCACCGAAAAAATCGTAGAGGTGGCGACTGGCGGTACCGAAATCGTTTCCTCGGTAAAGGATCTCCCCAAATGCACCAAGGAAAATGCCGGGGAGCAGGTGTGGGTGAAAGATGAAAGCGCAACTCGTATTTGCGTAGATGGCAAGTGGTTTGCAACCATCGCGAAGGATACTTCTTCTGCTGATTTCAGCTGCACTACTAAGGAACTCAAGGACAAGAGCGGCCTCAAGATTATCTGCAATGGAGATTCCATTGGCGTGGTGCTGAACGGTGCCGCTGGTAAGGACGGCGAAAATGGTGCTGCCGGTAAAGACGGCAAGGACGGAACCGACGGAAAACAAGGCGAAAAAGGTGACAACGGCGTAGGTTGTTCGATTGCCGCTCAGACAGATTCCTTGGTTACCATCAAGTGTGGCGACAAATCGATGACCTTGAACCTGCGAACGGGTGGTGCGTCGGTCGATACGGCCACTGTCGATACGACCTCTATCGACACGTTGGAGCTTGATTCTGAAAAGGTGGCGATTTCGCTGGATTCCTTAGCGGGCTATTCGCAGAAGGGCCCGTTCCTGAAAGGCTCTACGGTTTATCTTTACGAGCTTTCTGATGGCCGCACCTTGAAGCAGACAAACGGCAACTTTACGAGTGAAATCAAGGACGACGATGGTCGCTATAAGTTTTCTTCGCGTAATCTGGTGAGTCAGTACGCGTTGCTGGTGGCTGACGGTAAATACCGCAACGAGGTGACCGGCAAGAAAACGACGACGGCGATCAAGTTGCAGGCCTATACCAATATGCTTATGCGTAGGTCTGCCAACGTGAACCTGCTGACGCACCTTGAAAAAGACCGCGTCTATTATTTGGTAACGAAGGAGAAAAAAACGGTAAGGGCGGCGAAAAAGCAGGCCCAGGCTGAAATTCTCGATGCATTCTATATCGATGCGAGTTCGATGAAGGCTGAATCTGAAGACCTGGACGTATTCGGCAAGACGGATGCCGATGCCGCTCTTCTCGCGATTTCGGTTCTGTTGCAGGGCGATGGCGATGAAACGGATCTTTCGGTGCTCTTGACGGAAATGGCCGACGATTTTGCGGAAGATGGCACTTGGGGCGATGCGGCGAAGAGGGCCGAAATCGCCGACTGGGCCGCCACTGTGGATTCTACGGTAATGGATACGGCGAGTAAACTTGCAAAAATCCGCAAGAATGTTCAGGGCTGGGGTCTTGGTGGCGGAAACGTTCCCGACTTCGAAAAATTTGTCCGCAGGTTCTGGAGTAAGGAACTTGGCTTAGGTATTTGTGGTGAGGGCAAAAATAAGGTGGGAACGGTGAAAAACGTATCGAATAAGAATTCCAAGAGGTACTATGCCAAGAACTATGCAGATGTGAACAGTGTGGGCGATAAAGTCCGCTTTATCTGTGATGACGCAAGCCTGTACCGTTGGCGTGCTGCGACTGGTATTGAAAAAGATACCGCGACCTGGGGCGCAGGCGAGTTTGATGGCGAAGTCCGCAAGGGACAAGTGAATACGACCACCTATTATATTTACGAAAAGAGTAAGAAAGCTTGGCGTGAAGCGACTTTAATCGAAAAAGATACCTACCAGAAGGAATGTACAAAGGATGGGGCTCCGTTCAGTGGTATTGTAACGGGTTGGAGTTATGTCTGTGATGCCGATACGTTCAGAGCGGTTACATCTGACGAAATTCGACATGGCTGGGGCTGTACGTCTTACAATAGGGGCATGTTGGTAAAAAAAGTGGATGAATCTGAATATGGAGAATATGGATACCTATGCGAGAACGATGGATCGATAAGTCCAGATATCTTAATTAAAAGAGATACCTCTAAGTTTGGAGTTTTGAAAGATAAACGTGATGGAAAGTCTTATTATACCATAAAAATTGGAACCCAAGTCTGGATGGCGGAAAACCTGAATTTCGATTATAAAGTGGATGACAAATCTTATGGTAATGTTTGTAATTTTGATTTTTCCGAAACAGAAAGGTATGGTCGTGTTTGTAAGGATAATTCGGAAGACTGTTCGCGATATGGTCGTTATTACACTTGGGCTGCCGCTATGGATAGCGCGGGAATTTATTCGGCGGGAGGTAAAGGTTGTGGCACTGATAAGACCTGCTCGCTACAGTATCCTGTAAGAGGCGTTTGCCCCGAGGGTTGGCATTTGCCGGATTCTTCGGAATGGCAGGAATTGTTTGAATCTGTTGGTAAATCGGTTGGCGCAATGAAGATTAAGGGGACTGCCTATTGGACTGATGCGACAGATGCTTACGGATTCTCTGTTTTGCCTAGTATTGTTTATTATGTGAATGGTGAGGAAATTCGTGGTGCTGGTCTTCAATTCTTGACTTCTTCTCAACGTGAAACGGATATACTCAAGGTTTGCTTTTGGTGTATGGATTGCTATGAGGGCCCTGGTGTATACAATACCACAACAACAGATTATAACAGTATTCGTTGCGTAAAGGATTAG